One Pseudomonadota bacterium genomic window, GCCGAGCAGTACTCCTCGGGCGATTCCTGCGGGCGCGCTCGCCCAGAAGACCGCATGAAAACCCGATTGACTGGGGCAGCCGCATGCGCTGCATTTCCTCGGTTCGCCGACACGCCATCCGACCCCGCGGCGCTGCGCCATGCTCGGTCCGGAGTTTCGGGACGGATACTAGCTGGCCATCGGCCGAGAGCGCTGCACTCGAGCGCGGCCCGGTTGCCGGCTGTCGGTCGGGACACACCCCGAGTACACTTGGGGTCGTGCCGATTCTGACACCTGAGGAGCGCATCGGGAGCACGCTGGCCGACAAGTACCGGATCGACGGCGTGCTCGGGCAGGGCGGCATGGGGGTGGTCTACGCGGCGACGCACACCTGGACCGGCCGCGCGGTGGCGGTCAAGGTGCTGAACGTAAGCGACGGCGGTGCACCGGACCGCAAGAAGCGACTGCTGCGCGAAGCACGCGCAGCCACGAACCTGCGTCACCCCAACGTGGTGGATGTCCTGGACATGGGCCAGGACGCCGAGGGCTCCCCCTTTCTCGTGATGGAGCGGCTCGAAGGCCGCACGCTCGAGCAGGAGCTGGCACAGCGCGGCGCACTCCCGGTGGCCGAAACCCTGGAGCTCCTGCTTCCGGTGATCGGCGCGGTAGCGAGCGCGCACGACGTTCGCATGGTCCACCGCGACCTGAAGCCAGACAACATCTTCCTGCGCCGCGATTCTCGAGAGCCGGATAGGCTGCAGCCGAAGCTGCTAGATTTCGGCATCGTCAAGGTGTTCGACGAGGTTTCGGTCACGGGCGCCGGGGCCATCGTGGGAACGCCCCGCTACATGGCGCCAGAGCAGGCCAGCGGCGCGGAGGTGGGCGCTGCGGCGGACGTCTGGGCCATGGGAGCGATCCTCTATCGCTGCCTGGCCGGAACTTGCCCTTTCGAGGGGCCCACCCCTGCGGTGGTTCTGTCGAGGATCGTCCACGAGCCTGCCCCGAGCCTGAGCGACGCTGCGCCCTTTCTGGCACCACGGCTTGCGGCCGCTGTCGATCGGGCTCTGAAGATGGAGCCACGAGCGCGCTATCCCGGCATGCGGGAGTTCGCTCGGGCACTTCTTACGACCGCCCTGGCCGACGACTTGGAAGTGCCTCTGGATCCGGATCCCCTTGGGCTGCCTGACTGGAAGCGCTGGTGCGCCGCGGAGCTCGAGGGTGTCGACCGCACTGCAGACCAACAGCATGGCCGGAGTGCGGGGGGCCCGGCCTCATCCGTTCAAGGGGTTGACGGGGCTGCGCAGTGGTCTCGTCCCA contains:
- a CDS encoding serine/threonine protein kinase, translated to MPILTPEERIGSTLADKYRIDGVLGQGGMGVVYAATHTWTGRAVAVKVLNVSDGGAPDRKKRLLREARAATNLRHPNVVDVLDMGQDAEGSPFLVMERLEGRTLEQELAQRGALPVAETLELLLPVIGAVASAHDVRMVHRDLKPDNIFLRRDSREPDRLQPKLLDFGIVKVFDEVSVTGAGAIVGTPRYMAPEQASGAEVGAAADVWAMGAILYRCLAGTCPFEGPTPAVVLSRIVHEPAPSLSDAAPFLAPRLAAAVDRALKMEPRARYPGMREFARALLTTALADDLEVPLDPDPLGLPDWKRWCAAELEGVDRTADQQHGRSAGGPASSVQGVDGAAQWSRPRVLGRFRHPTLFAALMALVGLGAWSFGSSLLVGSTQEPAAIDAPAVTVERSRTASPAAESVSAFGRAHQGAERVVPAAASARIAARLAAANADPGGAEQAMPRPLQDAATPVASPAGRADPHPKPVSTMSQSGGRAHSLKSVAHKLVPRVGQRSRDRSRAPIPSRIDSSRRVDSSRRVDSSRGADSSRGADSRRRVDSRRRVDSRRRVDSSRGAATRRGAARSAPRRGATPENPPIPEIRSDW